Proteins from one Mytilus galloprovincialis chromosome 11, xbMytGall1.hap1.1, whole genome shotgun sequence genomic window:
- the LOC143051604 gene encoding uncharacterized protein LOC143051604 isoform X4: protein MAVPAKIVLKSTTKMSLNDRFSTIQATVRQPAQQASVSNIRAKMAAQHQATAANKRLAMQMANRPSVQAALKIKKKSLKQRLGFGNTSVKSRLTLGGRGGGAIVRGGRGQGRLMRGRGQMRGRGRGGRGGSGSTPGSPTGNQMVRGGNRGQRGGFVQRGRGQRGGFVQRGGGGGRGENRGRRGGMQRGRGFQGGNRGGRGQTQGFRGNRGGFRARGGGNNRGRGGFRGGRGGQRGRGGQSPISKEELDNQLEAYMSKTKSSLDADLDSYMQQN, encoded by the exons ATTTTCCACGATTCAAGCCACTGTGAGGCAACCAGCCCAGCAAGCCAGCGTGTCAAACATCCGGGCAAAGATGGCTGCCCAGCACCAAGCAACAGCAGCCAACAAGAGACTCGCCATGCAGATGGCAAACAGGCCAAGTGTACAGGCAGCATTGAAAATCAAAAAG AAGTCATTAAAGCAAAGACTAGGTTTTGGAAACACCAGTGTCAAGTCTCGTTTGACCCTAGGTGGTCGTGGTGGTGGAGCAATTGTCAGAGGTGGAAGAGGTCAAGGCAGGTTGATGAGAGGTAGAGGTCAAATGAGAGGCAGAGGTCGTGGAGGAAGAGGAGGAAGTGGAAGTACTCCAGGATCTCCCACAGGGAACCAGATGGTACGGGGAGGAAATAGAGGTCAACGTGGTGGGTTTGTCCAGAGGGGTAGAGGTCAACGTGGTGGATTCGTCCAGAGAGGTGG TGGAGGTGGCAGAGGAGAAAACAGAGGAAGAAGAGGAGGAATGCAGAGAGGAAGAG gaTTTCAAGGTGGTAACAGAGGAGGAAGAGGACAAACACAGGGTTTCCGTGGTAACAGAGGAGGGTTCAG GGCCAGAGGTGGTGGCAACAACAGAGGTCGTGGTGGGTTCAGAGGTGGCAGAGGAGGTCAGAGAGGTCGTGGAGGTCAAAGTCCAATATCAAAAGAGGAACTAGACAACCAGTTGGAAGCCTACATGAGCAAGACAAAAAGCAGCTTGGATGCTGATCTGGATTCATACATGCAACAAAACTGA
- the LOC143051604 gene encoding uncharacterized protein LOC143051604 isoform X2, protein MAVPAKIVLKSTTKMSLNDRFSTIQATVRQPAQQASVSNIRAKMAAQHQATAANKRLAMQMANRPSVQAALKIKKKSLKQRLGFGNTSVKSRLTLGGRGGGAIVRGGRGQGRLMRGRGQMRGRGRGGRGGSGSTPGSPTGNQMVRGGNRGQRGGFVQRGRGQRGGFVQRGGGGGRGENRGRRGGMQRGRGFQGGNRGGRGQTQGFRGNRGGFRGQERGRGGFQRGNFRGNRQARGGGNNRGRGGFRGGRGGQRGRGGQSPISKEELDNQLEAYMSKTKSSLDADLDSYMQQN, encoded by the exons ATTTTCCACGATTCAAGCCACTGTGAGGCAACCAGCCCAGCAAGCCAGCGTGTCAAACATCCGGGCAAAGATGGCTGCCCAGCACCAAGCAACAGCAGCCAACAAGAGACTCGCCATGCAGATGGCAAACAGGCCAAGTGTACAGGCAGCATTGAAAATCAAAAAG AAGTCATTAAAGCAAAGACTAGGTTTTGGAAACACCAGTGTCAAGTCTCGTTTGACCCTAGGTGGTCGTGGTGGTGGAGCAATTGTCAGAGGTGGAAGAGGTCAAGGCAGGTTGATGAGAGGTAGAGGTCAAATGAGAGGCAGAGGTCGTGGAGGAAGAGGAGGAAGTGGAAGTACTCCAGGATCTCCCACAGGGAACCAGATGGTACGGGGAGGAAATAGAGGTCAACGTGGTGGGTTTGTCCAGAGGGGTAGAGGTCAACGTGGTGGATTCGTCCAGAGAGGTGG TGGAGGTGGCAGAGGAGAAAACAGAGGAAGAAGAGGAGGAATGCAGAGAGGAAGAG gaTTTCAAGGTGGTAACAGAGGAGGAAGAGGACAAACACAGGGTTTCCGTGGTAACAGAGGAGGGTTCAG AGGTCAGGAACGTGGAAGAGGAGGTTTCCAGCGAGGAAACTTTAGAGGCAATCGACA GGCCAGAGGTGGTGGCAACAACAGAGGTCGTGGTGGGTTCAGAGGTGGCAGAGGAGGTCAGAGAGGTCGTGGAGGTCAAAGTCCAATATCAAAAGAGGAACTAGACAACCAGTTGGAAGCCTACATGAGCAAGACAAAAAGCAGCTTGGATGCTGATCTGGATTCATACATGCAACAAAACTGA
- the LOC143051604 gene encoding uncharacterized protein LOC143051604 isoform X3: protein MAVPAKIVLKSTTKMSLNDRFSTIQATVRQPAQQASVSNIRAKMAAQHQATAANKRLAMQMANRPSVQAALKIKKKSLKQRLGFGNTSVKSRLTLGGRGGGAIVRGGRGQGRLMRGRGQMRGRGRGGRGGSGSTPGSPTGNQMVRGGNRGQRGGFVQRGRGQRGGFVQRGGGQQGGFVQRGGAGGGRGENRGRRGGMQRGRGFQGGNRGGRGQTQGFRGNRGGFRARGGGNNRGRGGFRGGRGGQRGRGGQSPISKEELDNQLEAYMSKTKSSLDADLDSYMQQN, encoded by the exons ATTTTCCACGATTCAAGCCACTGTGAGGCAACCAGCCCAGCAAGCCAGCGTGTCAAACATCCGGGCAAAGATGGCTGCCCAGCACCAAGCAACAGCAGCCAACAAGAGACTCGCCATGCAGATGGCAAACAGGCCAAGTGTACAGGCAGCATTGAAAATCAAAAAG AAGTCATTAAAGCAAAGACTAGGTTTTGGAAACACCAGTGTCAAGTCTCGTTTGACCCTAGGTGGTCGTGGTGGTGGAGCAATTGTCAGAGGTGGAAGAGGTCAAGGCAGGTTGATGAGAGGTAGAGGTCAAATGAGAGGCAGAGGTCGTGGAGGAAGAGGAGGAAGTGGAAGTACTCCAGGATCTCCCACAGGGAACCAGATGGTACGGGGAGGAAATAGAGGTCAACGTGGTGGGTTTGTCCAGAGGGGTAGAGGTCAACGTGGTGGATTCGTCCAGAGAGGTGGAGGTCAGCAGGGTGGGTTTGTACAGAGAGGTGGTGCTGGAGGTGGCAGAGGAGAAAACAGAGGAAGAAGAGGAGGAATGCAGAGAGGAAGAG gaTTTCAAGGTGGTAACAGAGGAGGAAGAGGACAAACACAGGGTTTCCGTGGTAACAGAGGAGGGTTCAG GGCCAGAGGTGGTGGCAACAACAGAGGTCGTGGTGGGTTCAGAGGTGGCAGAGGAGGTCAGAGAGGTCGTGGAGGTCAAAGTCCAATATCAAAAGAGGAACTAGACAACCAGTTGGAAGCCTACATGAGCAAGACAAAAAGCAGCTTGGATGCTGATCTGGATTCATACATGCAACAAAACTGA
- the LOC143051604 gene encoding uncharacterized protein LOC143051604 isoform X1, with the protein MAVPAKIVLKSTTKMSLNDRFSTIQATVRQPAQQASVSNIRAKMAAQHQATAANKRLAMQMANRPSVQAALKIKKKSLKQRLGFGNTSVKSRLTLGGRGGGAIVRGGRGQGRLMRGRGQMRGRGRGGRGGSGSTPGSPTGNQMVRGGNRGQRGGFVQRGRGQRGGFVQRGGGQQGGFVQRGGAGGGRGENRGRRGGMQRGRGFQGGNRGGRGQTQGFRGNRGGFRGQERGRGGFQRGNFRGNRQARGGGNNRGRGGFRGGRGGQRGRGGQSPISKEELDNQLEAYMSKTKSSLDADLDSYMQQN; encoded by the exons ATTTTCCACGATTCAAGCCACTGTGAGGCAACCAGCCCAGCAAGCCAGCGTGTCAAACATCCGGGCAAAGATGGCTGCCCAGCACCAAGCAACAGCAGCCAACAAGAGACTCGCCATGCAGATGGCAAACAGGCCAAGTGTACAGGCAGCATTGAAAATCAAAAAG AAGTCATTAAAGCAAAGACTAGGTTTTGGAAACACCAGTGTCAAGTCTCGTTTGACCCTAGGTGGTCGTGGTGGTGGAGCAATTGTCAGAGGTGGAAGAGGTCAAGGCAGGTTGATGAGAGGTAGAGGTCAAATGAGAGGCAGAGGTCGTGGAGGAAGAGGAGGAAGTGGAAGTACTCCAGGATCTCCCACAGGGAACCAGATGGTACGGGGAGGAAATAGAGGTCAACGTGGTGGGTTTGTCCAGAGGGGTAGAGGTCAACGTGGTGGATTCGTCCAGAGAGGTGGAGGTCAGCAGGGTGGGTTTGTACAGAGAGGTGGTGCTGGAGGTGGCAGAGGAGAAAACAGAGGAAGAAGAGGAGGAATGCAGAGAGGAAGAG gaTTTCAAGGTGGTAACAGAGGAGGAAGAGGACAAACACAGGGTTTCCGTGGTAACAGAGGAGGGTTCAG AGGTCAGGAACGTGGAAGAGGAGGTTTCCAGCGAGGAAACTTTAGAGGCAATCGACA GGCCAGAGGTGGTGGCAACAACAGAGGTCGTGGTGGGTTCAGAGGTGGCAGAGGAGGTCAGAGAGGTCGTGGAGGTCAAAGTCCAATATCAAAAGAGGAACTAGACAACCAGTTGGAAGCCTACATGAGCAAGACAAAAAGCAGCTTGGATGCTGATCTGGATTCATACATGCAACAAAACTGA